The Caulifigura coniformis genome includes a region encoding these proteins:
- a CDS encoding sensor histidine kinase, protein MAKTRDYESDPRCLSSLSVAAGAIDPELLLSSPNAAAVELLHLPNSGGEPIPFLDHVHPFDRASIEPDLRAAFGEPRSTTLSCRVGTERIWCLIDLHLGAPCADGLRFVVMIPKRFSAPAQNHAGASHAAQLASRDDQAEEWRRFAYTVAHDLKVPLVTMESNLLLMEQDLRAGRGGSLTDDLKEVGEAVQKMKRLVVELLELARIGRLDLVAATHSRVMDDIDVDSLVDQVVREIRTGNPAWQGTIERIDSLPPVRARRTQITEVFQNLIDNAVKYSAGAESPRVEIGCRRQPDGVVYYVRDNGFGIPRHDRTRVFDLFVQLRPDAAGVGIGLPIVRSIISSHGGRVWVEDGIDGLGASLCLVLNSLAPQP, encoded by the coding sequence ATGGCAAAGACCAGGGACTACGAATCGGATCCACGGTGCCTGTCCAGTCTCTCCGTCGCCGCCGGGGCGATCGACCCGGAGCTGTTGCTCTCCTCTCCGAACGCGGCCGCCGTCGAATTGCTGCACCTGCCGAACTCCGGGGGTGAACCGATCCCGTTCCTCGATCACGTCCACCCGTTCGATCGCGCTTCGATAGAGCCCGATCTGCGGGCCGCCTTCGGGGAGCCCCGCTCAACGACTCTCTCCTGCCGTGTCGGGACCGAGAGAATCTGGTGCCTCATCGACCTCCACCTGGGAGCCCCGTGCGCGGATGGCCTGCGGTTCGTGGTCATGATCCCGAAACGTTTCTCCGCGCCGGCGCAGAATCACGCCGGGGCCAGCCACGCCGCACAGCTCGCAAGCCGCGACGACCAGGCCGAAGAATGGCGGCGATTCGCCTATACCGTCGCCCACGACCTCAAAGTCCCGCTGGTCACCATGGAAAGCAACCTGTTGCTCATGGAGCAGGATCTGCGGGCCGGGCGCGGCGGCAGTCTGACGGACGACCTGAAGGAGGTCGGCGAAGCCGTCCAGAAGATGAAACGACTCGTTGTCGAGTTGCTGGAGTTGGCGCGAATCGGCAGACTGGACCTCGTCGCGGCCACGCATTCCCGGGTGATGGACGACATCGACGTCGATTCACTTGTCGACCAGGTGGTGCGTGAGATCCGGACCGGCAATCCTGCCTGGCAGGGGACGATTGAACGTATCGATTCGTTGCCGCCGGTCCGGGCGCGCAGGACCCAGATTACGGAAGTCTTCCAGAACCTGATCGACAATGCCGTGAAGTACAGCGCGGGAGCCGAATCGCCCCGTGTTGAAATCGGCTGCCGCCGGCAGCCTGACGGCGTCGTCTATTATGTTCGTGATAATGGATTTGGGATTCCCCGGCACGATCGGACTCGCGTGTTCGACCTCTTCGTCCAGCTCCGCCCTGACGCAGCGGGTGTCGGTATCGGGCTTCCGATTGTTCGCAGCATTATCAGTTCCCACGGCGGAAGAGTCTGGGTGGAAGACGGAATTGACGGGCTTGGGGCTTCACTTTGCCTGGTTCTCAACTCGCTCGCACCACAACCATGA
- a CDS encoding response regulator transcription factor, producing the protein MIDAIELPQPLSVAGPAERDRPVRVLLVEDEPAHVRIAQRAFESREPSPFQLLTASTVASARDAIAASKPDLVIADVILPDGRGIDLIPSMDARSYGVVIMTAQGDEATAVEALKRGALDYVVKSADSLVGLPEVAQRAIRVWEHIEARRTAEERLREEEGRLTAVLAAIPDLIFIVSRTGRFMDCRGGKRLFGADAAAEYVGRHLPDVVGADSLPALRASIDEVLATQEIRDVVFEMMHRGERRFVEARVAPYSEENVVAILHDVTDRHLISSRMTTLSEREREVLRMVAGGASNKQIAARLDLSIKTVEAHRSRLMKKLGAKNMAELMQLAMTVKEDL; encoded by the coding sequence ATGATTGACGCCATCGAATTGCCCCAGCCCCTCTCCGTCGCTGGACCGGCCGAACGGGATCGCCCGGTCCGGGTGCTTCTTGTCGAGGACGAGCCCGCCCACGTGCGAATCGCCCAGAGGGCCTTCGAATCTCGCGAACCGTCTCCCTTCCAGCTGCTGACCGCCAGCACCGTCGCGAGTGCCCGGGACGCCATCGCCGCCAGCAAACCCGACCTCGTCATCGCCGACGTCATCCTCCCGGATGGCCGCGGCATCGATCTGATTCCGTCGATGGATGCCCGTTCGTACGGCGTCGTGATCATGACAGCCCAGGGAGATGAGGCGACGGCTGTCGAAGCGTTGAAACGCGGGGCGCTCGACTACGTCGTAAAGTCGGCTGACAGCCTCGTGGGTCTTCCGGAAGTCGCCCAGCGGGCCATTCGCGTCTGGGAGCACATCGAAGCGCGAAGAACGGCCGAGGAACGTCTGCGGGAAGAGGAGGGCCGGCTCACAGCCGTTCTGGCCGCCATTCCCGACCTGATCTTCATCGTCTCGCGCACGGGCCGATTCATGGATTGTCGCGGCGGCAAGCGACTCTTCGGCGCGGACGCCGCGGCGGAGTATGTCGGCAGGCATCTGCCGGATGTGGTGGGAGCCGACTCCCTTCCCGCGCTGCGGGCGAGCATCGATGAAGTGCTCGCCACGCAGGAGATCCGCGACGTCGTCTTCGAGATGATGCACCGCGGTGAACGACGGTTCGTCGAGGCCCGCGTCGCCCCATATTCCGAAGAGAACGTGGTGGCGATTCTTCATGACGTGACCGACCGCCACCTGATTTCGTCGCGGATGACGACGCTGTCCGAACGCGAACGGGAAGTCCTGCGAATGGTGGCCGGAGGGGCCTCCAACAAGCAGATCGCCGCCCGGCTCGATCTCAGCATCAAGACCGTCGAAGCCCATCGGTCCCGCCTGATGAAGAAGCTCGGAGCCAAAAACATGGCCGAGCTCATGCAACTCGCCATGACGGTCAAAGAAGACCTCTGA